The DNA sequence GCGGGAAATGTGCGCTCCTGGGCGGCACCGGTTCCCCTGCCGCGGCCGCCTTGGCGGCCGTGGTGCCATCGAGCGCCCAGTATTTGGGCGGGGTGGTGATGATCCGCCCATCGGCCACGCCGTCGTTCATGACGGCGACGATGTCGCGCCACAGCCTGCGGGCGTCGTTGTCCGGCAGCGCGGTGCCGGGCAGCAAGGGATCGAGGCGGCGGCGGAACAGCACTTCGGCACGGTAGACGTTCCCGACGCCGGCAATCACTTTCTGGTCCATGAGCAGGGCCGCCAGCGGGGTCTTCCGGGTCCGGACATTGGCGGCGAACCGCCCGGCGTCCCCGCGAAGGTTCCGCAACGGATCCGGCCCCAGCCGCGCCAGGACGGCGTCGGCCTCTGCTGCGGTGATGGTCTCGCAGGTGGTGGCCCCGCGAAGGTCCGCCCAGCCGTGGCTGCCGGCGAGCCGGACCCGGACGGCCCCGACGGGCGCCGGCGGACCTGCGTAGGGCGCGCCGCCGTCGTCGTCCCCGTCGGAGAACGCCTCCTGCTCCCCTACCCGCCGCGGCGCACCGATGCTTGACGCGCCGGCGAAGGTGCTGTCACCACCGAAGCTCCAGGCCCCGTACAGGCCAAGGTGGACGTGCAGCGCCAGCGAGTTGTCGAAGTGCAGGAACAAGTGCTTGCCGTGAGCCTCGGCAGCGACCATGGTGTGGCCGTCCAGCAGCGCCGCTCCCCCGCTGAACCTGCCCTGGGGGCTGGACACAGCCAGTGCCTCGCCGAGGAATACGTCGCCGAACTGGCGGGCGAGCCTGCGGACGGAATGGCCCTCGGGCACTACTCGATGACCTCGCCGGTGGCCTCAAAAACAGCGATCTTTTCGATCCTGCGGATGTGGCGTTCATCGTTGCTGAAGGGCTCGGCCAGGAATGCCTCGACCAGCTCGGTGGCTTCCTCCACCGTGTGCTGGCGGCCGCCCAGGGCCACCACGTTGGCGTCATTGTGCTCGCGGGCAAGGGTGGCCGTGGAAAGGTTCCAGGCGAGGGCGGCGCGGATGCCCCTCACCTTGTTGGCGGCAATCTGTTCGCCGTTGCCGGAGCCGCCCAGCACGATGCCCAGGGCATGGACACCGGCCTCCCGGTCAGCCACCACGGCGAGTGCCGCGTTGATGCAGAACGAGGGGTAGTCGTCCTGGGCGTCGTAGACCTTGGGGCCATGGTCAACCACCTCGTATCCCTTCCCGGTCAGGTGGGACACCAGGTGGGCGCTGAGCTCCATGCCTGCATGGTCGGTGGCGATATGGACCCGCGGGTAGGCAGGGGTAGTGGTCACGTGCTAAGTCCGTTCGGTTGTGGGAGCTGGCGGCCACCGGGCGGGGGCCGGAACGACACGGATAAGGATACTAGGGCAGCCCGGGGTCGGGGCTCTGGCCTTCCGTCTGTGGCGGCGTTCCACCCCCGCGGCGGGCCCTGGCGGCCACCCGCGTCAGGACTTCGGCAAGCCGCGCGGCCGAGGCCTGGCTGCCGCCGCTGACGGCAAGGCGCTGGCCGTCGGTCTTGCTGACGACGACGGCGGGGCCGCTGCTGACCAGCATGGCTGCGGTTCCGTGGTGGTGCCGGTAGCCCCACCCGCCGTAGTCCGCGGCCTTCACCTCTGCGGCACTGGCGTCGGAAATGGCCCCGGCAGGCACGTCCATGACCGGCACCACCCCGGCCAGCAGGACCTTGAGTCCGCGCCGGTCCGCCCTGATGCGGGCGAACAGGAACGCTGTCCCCACCAGGGCCAGGACCACGAGCAGGATCCCCAGCCAGGGCACCACGACGGCGATGAGGGCCGCCGGGAACAGGGAGGCGATGGCGATCATGACGAAGACGGAACTGCGGGCGTGGACCCAGAGCCTGATGCTGTCCCGGGCAAGGTCGGGGTCAAGTTCCTTGGCGATGGCGACCTGAAGCGCCCTGTCATCATCCGGCGACCATTGCCGGTCAGCTTTGTAGACCATGGCCATGGTCACCCCGAGCGATACCGCGGCACCGCTGCCAAGGGCCAGCACCGTCATGTCCACATGTGACTGCCGGGCGTCGGCCAGCCCGGTCTGGCCGATCAGGCCCGCGGCAAGGGCGGAGGTGATGAACAGGCTGAGGAAGAGTCCGGCACCCATCATGATCCGCCGCATCATGACCGGCCGTCCAAGGGGCACGGCCTGGAGCAGGACCAGCCAGCCGGCAAGGACAATTCCGGCGGCGCCAACCCCCACGTAGGCGCCGAAGGGCGCGAAGTCGGCCCCGCCGCCGTCCGTCCAGCGGATGGCGACCGGCTCCGGAAGGTCCGGGCGCAGCAGCGACGCGCAGTAGGCAAAGGCGGCGGCCAGGACGACGGGGAACCCGACGGCGAAGCGCAGTGCCTTGGTGTCCACCGAATCCAGCAGCTTTCCCATGCATTTAACGCTACCCCTGTGGCTGCCCGGCCAAGCGCCCCGCCCGGGCGGAGGCGGCTGTGAGCTGCGCAACTTGCCAAGGACCCCAGGGATGAAAGAATGCATGACAGTGCCGGAACCGGGACCACCGGCCGGCAGCCGAAACTTCTCTGGAGGCCCTCTTTTGCCAGGCATGAACCTGACGCGCGCCGAAGCCCGTGAGCGCGCCGAACTGATCACCGTCGAGTCCTACGATGTCAGCCTGGACCTGACCCGCGGCGGAGAGGTCTTCGGCAGCACCACCACCGTGAAATTCACGGCGGCGCCGGGGTCGGCCAGCTTCATCGATGCCGTCACCCGCACCGTGCACAGCGTGACCCTCAACGGCCGGTCCCTTGATCCGGCCACCGTGGCCGACGGCGTGCGGATCCAGCTGCCGGACCTGGCCGAGCACAACGAGCTGACGGTCGTGGCGGACATGCCCTACATGAACACCGGCGAAGGGCTGCACCGGTTCGTGGACCCGGTGGACAACGAGGTCTACCTGTACACCCAGTTCGAGGTTCCCGATTCCCGCAGGATGTTCACCGTCTTCGAGCAGCCGGACCTGAAGGCAACGTTCGCCTTCACCGTCACCGCGCCGTCCCACTGGGATGTCATTTCCAACTCCCCCACACCTGCTCCCGTGGAGGCCGGCGACGGCGCCCGGTCCGTGTGGACCTTCGCACCAACGCCCCGGCTGTCCTCCTACGTCACCGCCCTGATCGCGGGCCCGTACGAGTCTGTGCGCAGCGAGGTCACCAGCTCAGACGGGCGGGTCATCCCGCTGGGCGTCTTCGCGCGCAAATCCCTGATGCAGTACCTCGATGCGGACAACATCTTCGAGCTCACGCGGCAGGGCTTCGGGTTCTTCGAAGCACAGTTCGGCTGCCCCTACCCGTTTGAGAAGTACGACCAGCTGTTCGTTCCCGAGTTCAACGCCGGGGCCATGGAGAACGCCGGAGCGGTGACCATCCTGGAAGGCTACGTGTTCCGCAGCAAGGTCACTGGCGCCCAGATCGAGCGGCGCGCCATCACTGTGCTCCACGAACTGGCGCACATGTGGTTCGGGGACCTGGTGACCATGCGGTGGTGGAACGACCTGTGGCTCAACGAGTCCTTCGCCGAGTACATGTCCCACCTGGCGGCGGTGGAGGCCACGTCCTTCACCAGCGCCTGGACCACCTTCGCCTCCGTGGAAAAGTCCTGGGCGTACCGGCAGGACCAGCTGCCCACCACGCACCCGATATTCGCGGAGATCAACGACCTGCAGGATGTTGAGGTCAACTTCGACGGCATTACCTACGCCAAGGGCGCCTCGGTGCTGCGGCAGCTGGTGGCCTGGGTTGGGCCGGAACAGTTCATGGCGGGTGTCCGTGAGTACTTCGCCAAGCACTCCTGGCACAACACGGAGCTGCAGGACCTGCTGGTGGAGCTGGAGAAGGCCAGCGGCCGCGACCTGGACCGCTGGGGCCGGCAGTGGCTGGAGACCGCGGGAGTGAACACGCTGGCTCCCGAGGTGGAGGTGGATTCCGACGGAAAGCTGCGGTCCTTTGCCATCCTGCAGTCCGCGGTTCCGGAGTGGCCCACCATCCGCCCGCACCGCCTTGCCGTGGGGTTCTACAACCTGGACGACGCCGGCAAGCTCACCCGGGTGCACCGCGAGGAACTCGACGTCGACGGCGAACGCACGGAGGTGCCGGCGCTGGCCGGCCTGGCCCGGCCGGATCTGATCCTCATCAACGACGACGACCTTGCCTATGCCAAGGTGCGGCTGGACCCGGCGTCCCTGGCCACCGCCACCGCGCACCTGAAGGACTTCGCTGCAAGCCTGCCGCGGACCCTCGTCTGGAACTCCGCGTGGGATGCTGCCCGTGACGGTGAGAGTCCGGCCCGGAAGTACGTGGAATTGATCCTGGCCAACGTCGCTGCGGAGACGGATTCTTCCGTGATCCTGGTCCAGCTGCGGCAGCTGGCCACCACCCTGAACTTCTACGTGGCCGAGGAACACCGCGAAGCCACCACCGTTGCGGCCGTGGACCGTTTGTGGGATCTGGCTTCGACTGTTCCCGGCGGCTCCGACGGCCAGCTGCAGTTCATCAAGTCCTTCGCGCTGCTGGCCCGCAGCGCGTCCCAGCTGGACCGGGTGTCCGGCCTCCTGGACGGGTCCGTGGTCCTGGAAGGCCTGAGCGTTGACCAGGACCTCCGCTGGGAGCTGGTGGCCTCGCTAGTTTCCGGCGGCCGGATGGCGCAGGACGGCATCGACGCCGAACTGGAGCGGGACAACACCTCCAGCGGCCAGAACGCGGCCGCACTGGCCAAGGCTGCCATCCCCACCCCGGAGGCGAAGGCCGCGGCCTGGGAATCCATTGTGGTCAAGGGAGAACTGTCCAACGCACTGCAGGGATCGGCGGTGACCGGCTTCATGCGGGTGCTGGACCGTTCGCTGCTGGAGCCGTACTCGGAGCTGTACTTCGCGGCTGTGCCGGGCATCGTGGCAACCCGCACGCACGCACTCGCCCAGCAGATCGTCGTCGGCCTCTACCCGGCGCTGCTGACCACGCAGGCCACCATCGACCGGACGGACGCCTTCCTGGCGTCGCTGCCGGCGGAAAGCGCTGCGCTGCGGCGGATGATGCTGGAGAACCGCGACGGCGTGGCCCGCGCCCTGCGTGCCCGAGCCGCCGATGTCCTGCAGGAGGGCAGCCCGGCGTGAGCCTCAACGAACACCGGTACTCGCTGACCGTCCAGTGGACAGGCAACCGGGGCGGCGGCACGTCGTCCTACCGGAGCTACTCCCGGGACCATGACGTGCTGGTTCCGGGCCTGCCGGTCCTCAAGGGCTCGGCAGATCCCACCTTCCATGGAGACCGGGAACGGTACAACCCGGAGCAGCTTCTCCTGGCTGCGCTGGCCCAGTGCCACATGCTGTCCTACCTGCACGTAGCGGTGAAGCACGGCGTGCTGGTCACGGATTACCGGGATGAGGCCACCGGACTGATGCGGCTCAACCGGGACGGCAGCGGCCAGTTCGAGCGGGTCACCCTGCACCCGCACGTGACGGTGGCCGACGCCGCGCAGGCGGAACTGGCCGCCTCGCTGCACCATGAGGCCAACCAGGTCTGTTTCATTGCCCGGAGCGTGAACTTCCCGGTGGAGCACCAACCGGTGACGGTGGCCGCCTAGGCTTCCCTGCCCTGGAGCAGTTTGGCGAGCCGATGCTCCGTGGCGGGTTGCAGGCCGGCCTTCCGGGACCGGTCCAGCCCGCGGACGCGTTCATCTCCCAGGGTGTCGGCCAGGGTTTCCTGCCAGGGCCGCAGCACCATTCCCGCAGCCTTGGCTGCCTGGTTGCTGCGGGCCATGAAGCCCTCGTGATGGGGCGGGAGCCAGAGCGGAAGGGAATCGGGCCCTGACCAGTAGTTAACGCCCTGCGCCACCAGCCATTCTTCACCGGCGGTGACGGTGGCGGGCGTGCCGGCGGTGGAGAGTTCGCCGCAGGCGCTGGTGAGCTCTGCGAAGGCCACTTGGTCTCCGTTGGCGTTCAGCGGGCCGGTGGTTCCCTGTTCGGCTGCACGCAGGATCCACGCCGCCAGGTCCCGGACGTCGATGACCTGGGTGGGCTGGTGCCCGATGTCCGGGACCAGCACCGGCCCCTGTTTGCGGTCAAAGCGGGCCGGCCAGTAGCCGTAGCGGTCGGTGGGGTCGCCAGGGCCGCTGACCAGGCCGGCGCGGCAGATGTGGGCCCTGCCGCGTGTGGCGTCCAGGGTGGCCTGCTCGATGGCCACTTTGGACTCGCCGTAGTTCCCGGGGGTGGAAGGAGTTCCGGGGGCAAGCGCCGGCAGGAGCGCGGCGTCCTCTGCCGCTCCGGGGACGGAATGGTCCGCATAGGCTGAGCAGCTGGAAACGAAGGTCCAGTGGCCGGCCTTCGGAGCGAGGGCGGCAAGGGCGTCCCGGGCAGGTGCAGGGTCCCGGGCAACCTCGATCACGGCGTCCCACGTGCCGGCTGCGCCGGAGTACGCTGCCGGGCCCGCCGATCGGTCCGCCCTGGCCCACTCGGCGCCGGGCGGCGGCTCACCGGACACTCCCCGGGCCAGGCACGCGACGTGGTGCCCCGCGGCCACCGCCTGCCTGGCGATTTCCCGGGAGAGGAAGGCTGTTCCGCCGAGGATGAGGATGCGCATTGCTCCACGCTACGGCGCTAGGGTTGAAAGAGAACAGCGCAATATCCCAAGGAGCTATTTCCACCCATGGTCAGCATGTTGTCCATCCTTCCCCCAGCCACCAGCCAGCCGAGTGGCGTGAGCCTCCCAGGCATCGTGATCAGCCTCGGCGTCGGCGTTGCCGTCTGGCTCGTGGCCACGTTCATCATTTCCCGCATCACCAAGCGGGTGGCGTCGGGGAGCAATTTCTTCAAGAAGCCCACGTTCAGGTGGGCTGCTCCGGCCTTTAGGGCCCTTGACCACGAACGCCGGGTCCAGCGTGCCGAAACCATCGGTTCACTGCTCAACAGCGTGGTGGGCGTGCTGGTGGTCATCATCACCGGCATGTACGTGCTGCAGAACCTGGACATCAACATCGCCCCGCTGCTGACCAGCGTGGGTATCCTCGGTGTGGCCATCGGCTTCGGCGCCCAGCAGCTGATTCGCGACTTCCTGGCCGGGATCTTCATTACCATTGAAGACCAGTACGGGATCGGTGATGTGATCGAAACCAGCGAAGTGGTGGGCGTTGTGGAGTCCATGGGACTGCGGATCACCCGCGTCCGCTCGGACGACGGCGCCATCTGGTACCTGCGCAACGGCGAGATCCTGCGCGTGGGCAACCGGTCGCAGGGACGGTACGTTCCACTGCATGAGTCCGACGACGGCACCACCGACCAGGGCTCGGCGCACGTTGAGACCAAGAAGACTGACCAGAAAGCCGGGGACTAGCATGTCGCTTCCCATTGAGCCGCGCCCCGGGCAGCGGCCCCAGTTGATGCAGAATGATCCCTTCAGCAAGCCGGATTACACCGACAGCTTCTACGACGCCGTGGGCGGCCACGAGACCTTCGTGAAGCTCATTGACGTCTTTTACGACGGAGTGGCCACCGATCCCCTGCTGCGGCCGATGTATCCGGAAGAGGACCTGGCGCCCGCGAAGCGCCGCTTCCTGATGTTCCTTGAGCAGTACTGGGGCGGGCCCACAACGTATGGCGAGGAGCGCGGCCACCCGCGCCTGCGCATGCGCCACATGCCCTTCAAGGTCACGCCGGAGGCAAAGGACCGGTGGCTGTTCCACATGCGCACCGCCGTGGACGCCCTGGAGTTGCCGCCGCTGTACGAGGGAACACTGTGGGACTACATGGAGCGGGCCGCGCTGTCCATGGTGAACAGCCCCTCCGGTTCCTGAGTCTCTTATCCGGCCGGCGCCCTGCGGTCTGGCCTAGAGCAGGCCGCTGCCGGTGCGCGCCAGGACGTGGCCGCGGGGTCCGGTAAGCCGGAACCAGCGGCCGGCCCGGTAGAGCTTCTGGTCGCCGTCGCCCAGGAACCCCAGCGCGAAGGCGGCGAAGGCAGCGCCGGCGGGCAGGCCGGCGTCGTCCAGTTCCCGCCCCCATACCGCGGCCCGTGCGTTGTTCACGATGAGTGCGCCCGGTTTGTCCGGCACAATGCCGG is a window from the Arthrobacter sp. NicSoilC5 genome containing:
- a CDS encoding DNA-formamidopyrimidine glycosylase family protein, whose translation is MPEGHSVRRLARQFGDVFLGEALAVSSPQGRFSGGAALLDGHTMVAAEAHGKHLFLHFDNSLALHVHLGLYGAWSFGGDSTFAGASSIGAPRRVGEQEAFSDGDDDGGAPYAGPPAPVGAVRVRLAGSHGWADLRGATTCETITAAEADAVLARLGPDPLRNLRGDAGRFAANVRTRKTPLAALLMDQKVIAGVGNVYRAEVLFRRRLDPLLPGTALPDNDARRLWRDIVAVMNDGVADGRIITTPPKYWALDGTTAAKAAAAGEPVPPRSAHFPHRDDVHFVYKRHGLPCRVCRTIVLMADLAGRNLYWCPYCQQPQA
- a CDS encoding ribose-5-phosphate isomerase yields the protein MTTTPAYPRVHIATDHAGMELSAHLVSHLTGKGYEVVDHGPKVYDAQDDYPSFCINAALAVVADREAGVHALGIVLGGSGNGEQIAANKVRGIRAALAWNLSTATLAREHNDANVVALGGRQHTVEEATELVEAFLAEPFSNDERHIRRIEKIAVFEATGEVIE
- the pepN gene encoding aminopeptidase N encodes the protein MNLTRAEARERAELITVESYDVSLDLTRGGEVFGSTTTVKFTAAPGSASFIDAVTRTVHSVTLNGRSLDPATVADGVRIQLPDLAEHNELTVVADMPYMNTGEGLHRFVDPVDNEVYLYTQFEVPDSRRMFTVFEQPDLKATFAFTVTAPSHWDVISNSPTPAPVEAGDGARSVWTFAPTPRLSSYVTALIAGPYESVRSEVTSSDGRVIPLGVFARKSLMQYLDADNIFELTRQGFGFFEAQFGCPYPFEKYDQLFVPEFNAGAMENAGAVTILEGYVFRSKVTGAQIERRAITVLHELAHMWFGDLVTMRWWNDLWLNESFAEYMSHLAAVEATSFTSAWTTFASVEKSWAYRQDQLPTTHPIFAEINDLQDVEVNFDGITYAKGASVLRQLVAWVGPEQFMAGVREYFAKHSWHNTELQDLLVELEKASGRDLDRWGRQWLETAGVNTLAPEVEVDSDGKLRSFAILQSAVPEWPTIRPHRLAVGFYNLDDAGKLTRVHREELDVDGERTEVPALAGLARPDLILINDDDLAYAKVRLDPASLATATAHLKDFAASLPRTLVWNSAWDAARDGESPARKYVELILANVAAETDSSVILVQLRQLATTLNFYVAEEHREATTVAAVDRLWDLASTVPGGSDGQLQFIKSFALLARSASQLDRVSGLLDGSVVLEGLSVDQDLRWELVASLVSGGRMAQDGIDAELERDNTSSGQNAAALAKAAIPTPEAKAAAWESIVVKGELSNALQGSAVTGFMRVLDRSLLEPYSELYFAAVPGIVATRTHALAQQIVVGLYPALLTTQATIDRTDAFLASLPAESAALRRMMLENRDGVARALRARAADVLQEGSPA
- a CDS encoding OsmC family protein codes for the protein MSLNEHRYSLTVQWTGNRGGGTSSYRSYSRDHDVLVPGLPVLKGSADPTFHGDRERYNPEQLLLAALAQCHMLSYLHVAVKHGVLVTDYRDEATGLMRLNRDGSGQFERVTLHPHVTVADAAQAELAASLHHEANQVCFIARSVNFPVEHQPVTVAA
- a CDS encoding NAD-dependent epimerase/dehydratase family protein is translated as MRILILGGTAFLSREIARQAVAAGHHVACLARGVSGEPPPGAEWARADRSAGPAAYSGAAGTWDAVIEVARDPAPARDALAALAPKAGHWTFVSSCSAYADHSVPGAAEDAALLPALAPGTPSTPGNYGESKVAIEQATLDATRGRAHICRAGLVSGPGDPTDRYGYWPARFDRKQGPVLVPDIGHQPTQVIDVRDLAAWILRAAEQGTTGPLNANGDQVAFAELTSACGELSTAGTPATVTAGEEWLVAQGVNYWSGPDSLPLWLPPHHEGFMARSNQAAKAAGMVLRPWQETLADTLGDERVRGLDRSRKAGLQPATEHRLAKLLQGREA
- a CDS encoding mechanosensitive ion channel domain-containing protein, yielding MVSMLSILPPATSQPSGVSLPGIVISLGVGVAVWLVATFIISRITKRVASGSNFFKKPTFRWAAPAFRALDHERRVQRAETIGSLLNSVVGVLVVIITGMYVLQNLDINIAPLLTSVGILGVAIGFGAQQLIRDFLAGIFITIEDQYGIGDVIETSEVVGVVESMGLRITRVRSDDGAIWYLRNGEILRVGNRSQGRYVPLHESDDGTTDQGSAHVETKKTDQKAGD
- a CDS encoding globin, whose amino-acid sequence is MSLPIEPRPGQRPQLMQNDPFSKPDYTDSFYDAVGGHETFVKLIDVFYDGVATDPLLRPMYPEEDLAPAKRRFLMFLEQYWGGPTTYGEERGHPRLRMRHMPFKVTPEAKDRWLFHMRTAVDALELPPLYEGTLWDYMERAALSMVNSPSGS